The Hypomesus transpacificus isolate Combined female chromosome 3, fHypTra1, whole genome shotgun sequence genome has a window encoding:
- the daam1a gene encoding disheveled-associated activator of morphogenesis 1 isoform X2 yields MAPRKRGGRGLSSVIFCCFKGSDHPEITYRLRHDSGFTLQSLEPALPMPPSEELDAMFTELVDELDLTEKHREAMFALPAEKKWQIYCSKKKEQEENKGATSWPEFYIDQLNSMAARKTLLALEKEDEEERNKTIESLKTALRTQPMRFVTRFIDLDGLTCILNFLKSMDYETTESQIHTSLIGCIKALMNNSQGRAHVLSHSESINIIAQSLATENVKTKVAVLEIMGAVCLVPGGHKKILEAMLHYQKFAAERTRFQTLLNDLDRSTGRYRDEVNLKTAIMSFINAVLSQGAGESSLEFRIHLRYEFLMLGIQPIIDKLRSHDNSTLDRHLDFFEMLRNEDELALSKRFDTVHIDTKSATQVFELIKKKMSHTDAQPHFMSVLQHCLLMPHKRSGNTVQYWLLLDRIVQQIVLQNDKGHDPDVTPLENFNVKNVVRMLVNENEVKQWKEQAEKMRKEHHELQQKFEKKERECDAKTQEKEDVMQTLNKMKEKLERESSEHKAVKQQVADLSARLHELNTRPSVPGGPPLPPGAPGGPIPPPPPMVGIPPPPPPPGGAPPPPPPPPGGPPPPPGMACFGVPPPPGAPLGPGMKKKNIPQPSNALKSFNWAKLAENKLEGTVWSDVDDLKVFKVLDLEDIEKTFSAYQRQQKESEDDALATKKVKELSVIDGRRAQNCNILLSRLKLSNVEIKRAILTMDEQEDLPKDMLEQLLKFVPEKSDVDLLEEHKHELERMAKADRFLYEMSRINHYQQRLQALYFKKKFAERISEVKPKVEALSKACKEVLQSRNLRQLLEVVLAFGNYMNKGQRGNAYGFKVSSLNKIADTKSSIDKNITLLHYLITVLEHKYPKVALFQEELQHVPEAAKVNMTELEKDINNLRSGLKAVETELEFQRGRPQDYGDKFVAVVSQFTTVASFSFSDVEDCLNEAKDLFQKAVKHFGEDASRMQPEEFFGIFDQFLQAFSEAKQENENMRRRKEEEERRARMETQMKEQRDKERKAKKAKENYEEDGEFDDLVSALRSGEVFDKDLSKMKRNRKRINSQGAETSRERPVTKLNH; encoded by the exons ATGGCGCCCCGCAAGCGTGGCGGGCGGGGCTTGTCCTCCGTCATTTTCTGCTGCTTCAAAGGGAGCGACCACCCCGAGATCACGTACCGCCTCCGCCACGACAGCGGCTTCACCCTGCAGAGCCTGGAGCCCGCTCTGCCCATGCCGCCCTCCGAAGAACTGGACGCCATGTTCACCGAGCTGGTG gATGAGCTGGACctgacagagaaacacagagaagcCATGTTTGCTCTGCCTGCTGAGAAGAAGTGGCAGATCTACTGCAGCAAAAAGAAg gaaCAGGAAGAGAACAAGGGAGCAACCAGCTGGCCAGAGTTCTACATTGACCAGCTCAACTCCATGGCTgcc AGGAAGACTCTCCTggccctggagaaggaggatgaggaggagagaaacaagACAATAGAGAGTCTGAAGACGGCCCTGAGGACACAGCCCATGAG gtTTGTGACACGGTTCATTGACCTGGACGGTCTGACCTGCATCCTGAACTTCCTGAAGAGCATGGACTACGAGACCACCGAGTCCCAGATCCACACCTCCCTGATTGGCTGCATCAAGGCCCTGATGAACAACTCCCAGGGGCGGGCCCACGTCCTGTCTCACTCCGAGAGCATCAACATCATCGCCCAGAGCCTCGCCACAGAGAACGTCAAGACCAAG GTGGCGGTGTTGGAGATCATGGGAGCCGTGTGTCTGGTCCCCGGGGGCCATAAGAAGATCCTGGAGGCCATGCTACACTACCAGAAGTTTGCTGCAGAGAGGACCAGGTTCCAG ACTCTGTTGAACGACCTGGACAGGAGTACTGGTCGCTATAGAGACGAGGTCAACCTGAAGACGGCCATCATGTCCTTCATCAATGCTGTCCTCAGCCAGGGAGCCGGGGAG TCCAGCCTGGAGTTCAGGATCCACCTCCGTTACGAGTTCCTCATGCTGGGCATTCAGCCCATCATCGACAAGCTGCGCTCCCATGACAACTCAACGTTAGACCG GCATCTGGACTTCTTTGAGATGCTGAGGAACGAAGATGAGCTGGCCCTTTCCAAACGCTTTGATACC GTCCACATCGACACGAAGAGCGCCACCCAGGTGTTTGAGCTGATCAAGAAGAAGATGAGCCACACTGACGCTCAGCCACACTTCATGTCTGTGTTGCAGCACTGTCTCCTCATGCCTC aCAAGCGCAGTGGGAACACGGTTCAGTACTGGCTGTTACTGGACCGCATCGTCCAGCAGATCGTCCTCCAGAACGACAAAGGTCACGACCCCGACGTGACCCCGCTGGAGAACTTCAACGTGAAGAATGTGGTGCGGAT GCTGGTCAACGAGAATGAAGTGAAGCAGTGGAAAGAACAGGCGGAGAAGATGAGGAAAG AGCACCACGAGCTGCAGCAGAAGtttgagaagaaggagagggagtgtgaCGCTAAGAcccaggagaaggaggatgtgATGCAGACGCTCAACAAGAtgaaggagaagctggagagggagagcagcgaACACAAGGCTGTCAAACAGCAAGTAGCTGACCTGTCGGCCAGGCTGCATGAGCTCAACACT AGGCCAAGTGTTCCTGGgggcccacccctccccccgggGGCCCCAGGAGggcccatccctcctcctccccccatggttggcatccctcctcctccaccacctcctggaggggctcctccacctcctcctcctccgcctggcggacccccacctcccccgggCATGGCCTGCTTCGGTGTGCCCCCTCCTCCCGGAGCCCCCCTGGGCCCcgggatgaagaagaagaacattCCCCAGCCCTCCAACGCCCTCAAGTCCTTCAACTGGGCCAAGCTGGCTGAG aacaAGCTGGAGGGGACAGTGTGGAGCGATGTGGACGACCTTAAGGTGTTTAAGGTCCTGGATCTGGAGGACATAGAGAAGACCTTCTCAGCTTACCAGAGACAGCAG AAAGAGTCCGAGGACGATGCTCTGGCCACTAAAAAGGTCAAGGAACTGTCTGTCATCGACGGACGCCGTGCCCAAAACTGCAACATCCTCCTCTCAAG GCTGAAGCTGAGCAATGTGGAGATCAAGAGAGCCATCCTGACCATGGACGAGCAGGAGGACCTTCCCAAGGACATGCTGGAGCAG ctgctGAAGTTTGTCCCCGAGAAGAGCGACGTTGACCTGCTCGAGGAACACAAGCATGAGCTGGAGAGGATGGCCAAGGCTGACCGCTTCCTCTACGAGATGAGCAG AATCAACCACTACCAGCAACGGCTCCAGGCTCTCTATTTCAAGAAAAAGTTTGCTGAGAGAATCTCTGAGGTCAAACCCAAAGTCGAAG ccCTGAGCAAGGCCTGCAAGGAGGTTCTCCAGAGCAGGAACCTGCGCCAGCTCCTGGAGGTGGTCCTGGCCTTCGGGAACTACATGAACAAGGGCCAGAGGGGCAACGCCTACGGCTTCAAGGTCTCCTCGCTCAACAAGATCGCAGACACCAAGTCCAGCATCGACAA GAACATCACCCTGCTTCACTACCTGATCACGGTCCTGGAACACAAGTATCCCAAGGTGGCCTTGTTCCAGGAAGAGCTGCAGCACGTCCCTGAAGCTGCCAAAGTCAA tatGACAGAACTAGAGAAAGACATCAACAACCTGCGCTCAGGTCTGAAGGCTGTGGAGACC GAGCTGGAGTTCCAGCGGGGTCGTCCCCAGGACTATGGGGACAAGTTTGTGGCTGTGGTCAGCCAGTTCACCACCGTGGCCAGCTTCAGTTTCTCTGACGTGGAGGACTGTCTCAACGAGGCCAAGGACCTG ttccAGAAGGCCGTGAAGCACTTTGGGGAGGACGCGTCCCGCATGCAGCCGGAGGAGTTCTTCGGAATCTTCGACCAGTTCCTGCAGGCGTTCTCTGAGGCCAAGCAGGAGAACGAGAACATGAGGAGgcgcaaggaggaggaggaacgccGTGCCCGCATGGAGACCCAG ATGAAGGAGCAGAGGGACAAGGAGCGGAAGGCCAAGAAAGCCAAGGAGAACTACGAGGAGGACGGAGAGTTTGACGACCTGGTGTCCGCTCTGCGCTCCGGGGAGGTGTTCGACAAGGACCTGTCCAAGATGAAACGCAACCGCAAACGCATCAACAGCCAGGGCGCCGAGACCAGCCGCGAACGACCAGTAACCAAGCTCAACCACTAA
- the daam1a gene encoding disheveled-associated activator of morphogenesis 1 isoform X1 has product MAPRKRGGRGLSSVIFCCFKGSDHPEITYRLRHDSGFTLQSLEPALPMPPSEELDAMFTELVDELDLTEKHREAMFALPAEKKWQIYCSKKKEQEENKGATSWPEFYIDQLNSMAARKTLLALEKEDEEERNKTIESLKTALRTQPMRFVTRFIDLDGLTCILNFLKSMDYETTESQIHTSLIGCIKALMNNSQGRAHVLSHSESINIIAQSLATENVKTKVAVLEIMGAVCLVPGGHKKILEAMLHYQKFAAERTRFQTLLNDLDRSTGRYRDEVNLKTAIMSFINAVLSQGAGESSLEFRIHLRYEFLMLGIQPIIDKLRSHDNSTLDRHLDFFEMLRNEDELALSKRFDTVHIDTKSATQVFELIKKKMSHTDAQPHFMSVLQHCLLMPHKRSGNTVQYWLLLDRIVQQIVLQNDKGHDPDVTPLENFNVKNVVRMLVNENEVKQWKEQAEKMRKEHHELQQKFEKKERECDAKTQEKEDVMQTLNKMKEKLERESSEHKAVKQQVADLSARLHELNTRPSVPGGPPLPPGAPGGPIPPPPPMVGIPPPPPPPGGAPPPPPPPPGGPPPPPGMACFGVPPPPGAPLGPGMKKKNIPQPSNALKSFNWAKLAENKLEGTVWSDVDDLKVFKVLDLEDIEKTFSAYQRQQEFVLSTKKESEDDALATKKVKELSVIDGRRAQNCNILLSRLKLSNVEIKRAILTMDEQEDLPKDMLEQLLKFVPEKSDVDLLEEHKHELERMAKADRFLYEMSRINHYQQRLQALYFKKKFAERISEVKPKVEALSKACKEVLQSRNLRQLLEVVLAFGNYMNKGQRGNAYGFKVSSLNKIADTKSSIDKNITLLHYLITVLEHKYPKVALFQEELQHVPEAAKVNMTELEKDINNLRSGLKAVETELEFQRGRPQDYGDKFVAVVSQFTTVASFSFSDVEDCLNEAKDLFQKAVKHFGEDASRMQPEEFFGIFDQFLQAFSEAKQENENMRRRKEEEERRARMETQMKEQRDKERKAKKAKENYEEDGEFDDLVSALRSGEVFDKDLSKMKRNRKRINSQGAETSRERPVTKLNH; this is encoded by the exons ATGGCGCCCCGCAAGCGTGGCGGGCGGGGCTTGTCCTCCGTCATTTTCTGCTGCTTCAAAGGGAGCGACCACCCCGAGATCACGTACCGCCTCCGCCACGACAGCGGCTTCACCCTGCAGAGCCTGGAGCCCGCTCTGCCCATGCCGCCCTCCGAAGAACTGGACGCCATGTTCACCGAGCTGGTG gATGAGCTGGACctgacagagaaacacagagaagcCATGTTTGCTCTGCCTGCTGAGAAGAAGTGGCAGATCTACTGCAGCAAAAAGAAg gaaCAGGAAGAGAACAAGGGAGCAACCAGCTGGCCAGAGTTCTACATTGACCAGCTCAACTCCATGGCTgcc AGGAAGACTCTCCTggccctggagaaggaggatgaggaggagagaaacaagACAATAGAGAGTCTGAAGACGGCCCTGAGGACACAGCCCATGAG gtTTGTGACACGGTTCATTGACCTGGACGGTCTGACCTGCATCCTGAACTTCCTGAAGAGCATGGACTACGAGACCACCGAGTCCCAGATCCACACCTCCCTGATTGGCTGCATCAAGGCCCTGATGAACAACTCCCAGGGGCGGGCCCACGTCCTGTCTCACTCCGAGAGCATCAACATCATCGCCCAGAGCCTCGCCACAGAGAACGTCAAGACCAAG GTGGCGGTGTTGGAGATCATGGGAGCCGTGTGTCTGGTCCCCGGGGGCCATAAGAAGATCCTGGAGGCCATGCTACACTACCAGAAGTTTGCTGCAGAGAGGACCAGGTTCCAG ACTCTGTTGAACGACCTGGACAGGAGTACTGGTCGCTATAGAGACGAGGTCAACCTGAAGACGGCCATCATGTCCTTCATCAATGCTGTCCTCAGCCAGGGAGCCGGGGAG TCCAGCCTGGAGTTCAGGATCCACCTCCGTTACGAGTTCCTCATGCTGGGCATTCAGCCCATCATCGACAAGCTGCGCTCCCATGACAACTCAACGTTAGACCG GCATCTGGACTTCTTTGAGATGCTGAGGAACGAAGATGAGCTGGCCCTTTCCAAACGCTTTGATACC GTCCACATCGACACGAAGAGCGCCACCCAGGTGTTTGAGCTGATCAAGAAGAAGATGAGCCACACTGACGCTCAGCCACACTTCATGTCTGTGTTGCAGCACTGTCTCCTCATGCCTC aCAAGCGCAGTGGGAACACGGTTCAGTACTGGCTGTTACTGGACCGCATCGTCCAGCAGATCGTCCTCCAGAACGACAAAGGTCACGACCCCGACGTGACCCCGCTGGAGAACTTCAACGTGAAGAATGTGGTGCGGAT GCTGGTCAACGAGAATGAAGTGAAGCAGTGGAAAGAACAGGCGGAGAAGATGAGGAAAG AGCACCACGAGCTGCAGCAGAAGtttgagaagaaggagagggagtgtgaCGCTAAGAcccaggagaaggaggatgtgATGCAGACGCTCAACAAGAtgaaggagaagctggagagggagagcagcgaACACAAGGCTGTCAAACAGCAAGTAGCTGACCTGTCGGCCAGGCTGCATGAGCTCAACACT AGGCCAAGTGTTCCTGGgggcccacccctccccccgggGGCCCCAGGAGggcccatccctcctcctccccccatggttggcatccctcctcctccaccacctcctggaggggctcctccacctcctcctcctccgcctggcggacccccacctcccccgggCATGGCCTGCTTCGGTGTGCCCCCTCCTCCCGGAGCCCCCCTGGGCCCcgggatgaagaagaagaacattCCCCAGCCCTCCAACGCCCTCAAGTCCTTCAACTGGGCCAAGCTGGCTGAG aacaAGCTGGAGGGGACAGTGTGGAGCGATGTGGACGACCTTAAGGTGTTTAAGGTCCTGGATCTGGAGGACATAGAGAAGACCTTCTCAGCTTACCAGAGACAGCAG GAGTTTGTACTCAGCACCAAG AAAGAGTCCGAGGACGATGCTCTGGCCACTAAAAAGGTCAAGGAACTGTCTGTCATCGACGGACGCCGTGCCCAAAACTGCAACATCCTCCTCTCAAG GCTGAAGCTGAGCAATGTGGAGATCAAGAGAGCCATCCTGACCATGGACGAGCAGGAGGACCTTCCCAAGGACATGCTGGAGCAG ctgctGAAGTTTGTCCCCGAGAAGAGCGACGTTGACCTGCTCGAGGAACACAAGCATGAGCTGGAGAGGATGGCCAAGGCTGACCGCTTCCTCTACGAGATGAGCAG AATCAACCACTACCAGCAACGGCTCCAGGCTCTCTATTTCAAGAAAAAGTTTGCTGAGAGAATCTCTGAGGTCAAACCCAAAGTCGAAG ccCTGAGCAAGGCCTGCAAGGAGGTTCTCCAGAGCAGGAACCTGCGCCAGCTCCTGGAGGTGGTCCTGGCCTTCGGGAACTACATGAACAAGGGCCAGAGGGGCAACGCCTACGGCTTCAAGGTCTCCTCGCTCAACAAGATCGCAGACACCAAGTCCAGCATCGACAA GAACATCACCCTGCTTCACTACCTGATCACGGTCCTGGAACACAAGTATCCCAAGGTGGCCTTGTTCCAGGAAGAGCTGCAGCACGTCCCTGAAGCTGCCAAAGTCAA tatGACAGAACTAGAGAAAGACATCAACAACCTGCGCTCAGGTCTGAAGGCTGTGGAGACC GAGCTGGAGTTCCAGCGGGGTCGTCCCCAGGACTATGGGGACAAGTTTGTGGCTGTGGTCAGCCAGTTCACCACCGTGGCCAGCTTCAGTTTCTCTGACGTGGAGGACTGTCTCAACGAGGCCAAGGACCTG ttccAGAAGGCCGTGAAGCACTTTGGGGAGGACGCGTCCCGCATGCAGCCGGAGGAGTTCTTCGGAATCTTCGACCAGTTCCTGCAGGCGTTCTCTGAGGCCAAGCAGGAGAACGAGAACATGAGGAGgcgcaaggaggaggaggaacgccGTGCCCGCATGGAGACCCAG ATGAAGGAGCAGAGGGACAAGGAGCGGAAGGCCAAGAAAGCCAAGGAGAACTACGAGGAGGACGGAGAGTTTGACGACCTGGTGTCCGCTCTGCGCTCCGGGGAGGTGTTCGACAAGGACCTGTCCAAGATGAAACGCAACCGCAAACGCATCAACAGCCAGGGCGCCGAGACCAGCCGCGAACGACCAGTAACCAAGCTCAACCACTAA